In Dromiciops gliroides isolate mDroGli1 chromosome 4, mDroGli1.pri, whole genome shotgun sequence, one DNA window encodes the following:
- the KLHL31 gene encoding kelch-like protein 31, which produces MAPKKKTVKKNKGEVNEMTIIVEDSPLNKLNALNSFLEGGNGLNCISSEVTDASYGPNLLEGLSKMRQENFLCDLVIGTKTKSFNVHKSVMASCSDYFYNILKKDPATQRVDLNDVSPVGLATVIAYAYTGKLTLSLYTIGSIISAAAYLQIHTLVKMCSDFLIREISVENCMYVANIAETYNLKTTKAAAQKFIRDNFIEFSETDQFLKLTFEQINELLVDDDLQLPSEVVAFQIATKWLEFDQKRVKYAADLLSNIRFGTISAQDLVNYVQSVPRMMQDADCHKLLVDAMNYHLLPYHQNTLQSRRTRIRGGFRVLVTVGGRPALTEKSLSRDILYRDPENGWSKLTEMPAKSFNQCVTVMDGFLYVAGGEDQNDARNQAKHAVSNFCRYDPRFNTWIHLANMNQKRTHFSLNVFNGLLFAVGGRNSEGCLSSMECYVPSTNQWQMKKSLEVARCCHASAVVDGKILVTGGYINSAYSRSVCMYDPANDDWQDKSILSTPRGWHCAISLSERVYVMGGSQVGPRGERVDVIPVECYNPYTSQWSYVAPLQTGVSTAGASTLNGRIYLVGGWNEIEKKYKKCIQCFNPDLNEWIEDDELPEATVGVSCCTISMPNNMARESRASSVSSVPVSI; this is translated from the exons ATGGCGCCCAAAAAGAAGACTGTcaaaaagaacaaaggagaggTCAATGAGATGACAATAATTGTAGAAGATAGCCCACTCAACAAACTCAATGCTTTAAACAGCTTCCTAGAAGGAGGCAATGGATTGAACTGTATCTCATCGGAAGTGACTGATGCCTCATATGGACCCAACCTCTTGGAAGGATTAAGCAAAATGAGGCAAGAGAACTTTCTCTGTGACTTAGTCATTGGCACCAAAACCAAATCCTTCAATGTTCATAAGTCAGTGATGGCCTCCTGTAGTGACTATTTTTACAACATATTAAAGAAGGACCCTGCCACACAAAGAGTGGATCTTAACGATGTGTCACCAGTTGGCCTGGCTACCGTGATTGCATATGCCTATACTGGAAAGCTGACTCTTTCCTTGTACACAATAGGAAGCATCATTTCTGCTGCTGCCTACCTTCAGATCCACACCCTTGTGAAGATGTGTAGTGACTTTCTGATAAGGGAAATCAGCGTTGAAAATTGTATGTATGTTGCTAACATAGCAGAAACCTATAACCTAAAAACCACTAAAGCAGCCGCCCAGAAATTTATCCGGGACAACTTCATCGAGTTTTCAGAAACTGACCAGTTCCTAAAACTTACTTTTGAGCAGATCAATGAACTCTTGGTAGATGACGACCTGCAGCTGCCTTCTGAAGTAGTCGCATTCCAGATCGCAACCAAATGGTTAGAATTCGACCAAAAGAGAGTGAAGTATGCTGCTGATCTCTTGAGCAATATTCGCTTTGGTACCATCTCTGCTCAAGACCTAGTCAACTATGTTCAGTCTGTACCCAGGATGATGCAAGATGCAGATTGTCACAAGCTTCTTGTGGATGCCATGAATTATCACCTACTTCCCTACCACCAAAACACATTGCAGTCTAGGCGCACAAGAATCCGAGGTGGCTTTCGAGTTCTAGTCACTGTGGGGGGACGGCCTGCCCTCACTGAAAAATCCCTTAGTAGAGATATCTTGTACAGGGACCCCGAGAATGGATGGAGCAAGCTTACTGAAATGCCTGCCAAGAGTTTTAATCAGTGTGTGACTGTGATGGATGGATTTCTGTATGTGGCTGGTGGAGAAGACCAGAATGATGCAAGGAACCAAGCCAAGCATGCAGTCAGCAATTTCTGCAG ATATGACCCCCGTTTCAACACTTGGATACACCTGGCAAACATGAATCAGAAACGCACTCATTTTAGCCTCAACGTTTTCAACGGGCTCCTTTTTGCAGTAGGCGGCCGCAACTCGGAAGGCTGCCTGTCTTCCATGGAGTGCTACGTGCCTTCAACGAACCAGTGGCAGATGAAGAAGTCTCTGGAGGTGGCAAGGTGCTGCCACGCCAGTGCTGTGGTGGATGGCAAGATCCTAGTGACGGGAGGCTACATCAATAGCGCTTATTCCCGTTCAGTGTGTATGTATGATCCTGCTAACGATGACTGGCAGGACAAGTCTATCCTTAGCACTCCACGAGGCTGGCACTGCGCCATCTCTCTCAGCGAGAGGGTCTATGTGATGGGGGGAAGCCAAGTAGGGCCCAGAGGGGAGAGGGTGGACGTGATCCCCGTGGAGTGCTACAATCCTTATACAAGTCAGTGGAGTTACGTGGCTCCTCTTCAGACGGGAGTCAGCACAGCCGGGGCTTCCACACTCAATGGTAGGATTTACTTGGTGGGAGGCTGGAacgaaatagaaaagaaatataagaagtgCATCCAGTGCTTCAATCCCGACCTTAATGAATGGATTGAGGACGATGAGTTGCCCGAAGCTACTGTGGGAGTATCATGCTGTACTATTTCTATGCCTAACAACATGGCCCGGGAATCTAGGGCTAGCTCAGTGTCCTCCGTACCAGTCAGCATTTAA